The Deltaproteobacteria bacterium genome includes the window GACCACCTGGGCAAAAAAGTTCTTATCGGCGACCGCGGCCGTGGGATTGTTGGGATAGTTGAAAAACAGCATCTTGGCCCGGCGGGCGATGTCGGGGGGGATCTGGCTTAGATCCGGCAAGAACTGATTTTCCTTTAATAACGGCAAAAAATACGATTGCGCCCCGGCAAACAGGGTACCGATATGATAGACCGGATAGGCCGGACTGGTAACCAGGTTAAGATCTCCAGGATTATTGAAGGCCAGGGGCATATGGGCCAAGCCCTCCTTGGAGCCGATCAGGGTGACCACTTCCCGTTTGGGGTCCAGTTCCACCCCGAAGCGGTGCCGGTACCAGCGGGCCACTGCGACCCGGAAATCATCCATCCCCGAATAGGAAGGATAGCGGTGGGTGCTCGGATCCTGGGCCGCCTCCTGCAGCCGTTTGATAATAAACTGCGGCGTCGGCAGATCCGGGTCTCCCACCCCCAAATCAATAATATCCACCCCCCGGGCCTTGACTTCGTCCTTCATACGATCGATCTCTTTGAATAGATAAGGGGGCAACTGCTGCAGGCGCTCCGAGAACTCAAAGAGGGGCATGAATCAACTATCCTCCAGGAAATATTAATTCTTCTCACGCCAAGACACCAAGGCGCCAAGAGTTTTTATTACTATTTAGCGTCTTTGCGTCTTTGTGACTTGACATGAGACTATTATGACTGGCCATGACTATCAACGACCACCCGGTTGCGCAGGGTGCCGATGCCTTCCACCACAATCTCGACCACATCTCCCGGCAGCATCGGCCCTATCCCGGCTGGGGTGCCGGTGGCAATCACATCTCCGGGGAGCAGGGTCATGATGTGAGAGATAAAACTGATTAGCTTAGGCACTCCAAAAACCATATTCTGGGTATGGCCTTGCTGGCGGCGCTCGCCGTTAATATAAGCTTCAACCCTCAGATAATCCGGGTCGGCAATCTCGGTCTCTATCCAGGGGCCTAAGGGTGCAAAGGTATCAAAGCTTTTGGACCGGGTAAACTGGCCGTCCTGCTTCTGCAAATCCCGAGCGGTGACGTCATTAAAGCAGCTATAGCCCAGGATATAGGCGCTGGCTTCTGCTTCGGGGACCCGGTAGGCCGTCCGGCCCAGCACCACCCCCAACTCCGCCTCATAATCCACCCGGTTCGACTGTGACGGATAGACGATCTTTGCCTCGGGACCGATGACCGCGGTGGATGGTTTGAGAAAAATCAAGGGCTCGGCGGGGAGGGGCATCTTCAATTCTGCAGCGTGATCGCGGTAGTTAAGCCCCAGGGCGATGATCTTGCTGGGTTGACAGGGAGCCAATAGACGGGCCTCTGCCCGGGGGATGGCGTCCCCGGTCTCGATAAGCTCGTCAAAGGGCGGTTGCTTAAGGGGCCGGATGTAGTCATCCTTGAGAATCCCATAGCTGGTTTTCCCTTGATAGGCGAATCGGACTATCCGCATCGGTTATTTCAGCCCTAGCACATCCTGCATATCATAAAAACCAGGCGGTTGCGCCACGACCCAGTTGGCCGCCCGCACCGCCCCCCGGGCAAAGTTATCGCGGTTATGGGCCCGATGGATGATTTCCAGACGCTCGCCCACCCCTCCGAAAATAACCGTATGCTCCCCGACAATATCCCCGGCCCGAATGGTCTGGATGCCGATTTCTTCCGGGGACCGTTCGCCGATCATCCCCCGCCGTTCATAAACCCCCACTTTATCCAGTTCCCGGTTGAGGCTCTGGGCCAGAAGCTGAGCCAGCTTCATGGCGGTGCCACTGGGGGCATCCTTTTTCAGGCGGTGGTGGGCCTCAATGATCTCCACATCATAGCCCGAGCTCAAGACCCGGGCAATATCCTGGACTACCTTGAACATCAGGTTAACCCCAACGCTCATGTTGGGGGCCAGCACTACCCGGGCTTTCTGGGCCAATTGTTGGATTTCTTCCAATTGTGGGGCAGAAAACCCGGTGGTACCGATGACCATGGCCTTGCCGGCCGGGGCAGCCTGTTTAAGATGGGCCAGAGACGCCTCCGGATGGGTAAAATCTAAAATCACCTCGCCGCGCTCCAGCACCTCGGTCAGACTACCGGCCACCGGAAGGCCCTGGCGCGGTAGGCCGACCACTTCCCCCACATCCCGACCGATGGCCGGATGTCCGGTCTTTTCAAAGGCGGCCGCCAGCTTAATATCGTCGGCCGCCTCCAGCATGTGAATAATGCGGCCGCCCATGCGCCCGGCCGCGCCTGCCACAATGGCCTTAATCATATGCACTCCCCATTTTATTTAATCAATCCATACTTAACCATCACCTGCCGCAGCTTTTCCTCATTGGCGGCAGACAAGGAGCACAACGGCAGCCGGACCTCGCTGGTGATTTTGCCCATCAGCTTGAGGGCGGTCTTGGCCGGCGCCGGATTGGTTTCAAAAAACATGGCTTCCATCAGGGGCCACATTTTATAATGCAACTGTCGCGCCCCGGCCAGATCCCCGCCCAGGAAGGCATCGCACATCTGGGCCATATCCTTGGGGACGACATTGGAGATGACCGAAATCACCCCCTTGCCGCCCACGGCCATCAGCGGCAAGGCAGTGAAATCATCGCCGGACAGCACGGTGATTTTATCGCCGCAGAGCTGGACGACTTTGGCCCCCTGCTTCAGATCTCCGGTGGCTTCTTTAATCCCCACTATATTGGGGAACTCGGCCAGCCGAGCCACGGTTTCGGGCAGCAGATTGAGGCTGGTGCGGCCCGGAACATTGTAAACAATAATGGGAATCTTGGTGCCCTCGGCAATCTTTTTATAGTGCTGGTACAGACCCTCTTGGGTCGGTTTATTGTAGTAAGGAGTAATCATCAGGGCGGCGTCGGCCCCGGCGTCTTGCGCATGTTTGGTCAATTCCAGGGCCTCGGCGGTGTTATTGGAGCCGGAACCGGCGATCACCGGCACCCGTTTCTTTACCTGATCCAGGCAGATTTCCACTACCCGTTTATGTTCCGCATGGGATAGAGTAGCGGACTCGCCCGTAGTGCCGCAGGGTACGATGCCATGGGTACCGTTGTCGATCTGGAACTCGATCAGTTGCCGGTAGGCCTCTTCGTCTAGCTGGCCATTCTTGAACGGCGTCACAATGGCCACAATAGCCCCTTGAAACATGATTTTTTCCCTCCTTACTGCAATTCTTCAGTCCATAGTTCGCCCTGGTAGACCACCAGGGCCTCACCCTCCAGGCCGATCGCGGAAAAACCGTCGTTCTGGTTATCAAAAAAGACCCTGAGCAGTTCCCCACTCCGGGGACGCACCGAGACCGGGGAACTGAGACCGTGCAGGCGGGCGGCAATCAGGGCCGCGGCCACCGCGCCGGTCCCGCAGGCCAGGGTCTCATCCTCCACCCCGCGCTCATAGGTCCGTAGGGCAATCTCCTGTGACCCTAAGAGACTGAGGAAATTAACGTTGGTACCGACGGGCTGAAACATGGCATGATAGCGGATGGCCCGCCCCACTTCCACCACCGGCGCGGCCTCCAGGTCAGCCACCGGCAGGACCACATGCGGCACGCCGGTATTGATGAAATGCCCGGTCCAGGCTTGCCCCGGCAACGGGATCGTCAAATTTTGCCTTAGATCCTGGGGAGCACCCATTTCTAGTCTGACCTGTCGGCCCGTGACCTCGGCATGGACGATGCCTGCCAGGGTTTCAAAGGCCATTTTTCCCTCAGCAATGCCATTGAGGTGGGCAAAACGGGCAGCGCAGCGCCCGCCATTGCCACACATCTCCGGTTCGGAGCCGTCAGCATTAAAAAACCGCCAACGGAAATCTACCTTAGCTGAAGGCTCGATAAAAATCAAGCCATCCGCCCCGACCCCGACTTTACGGGCGCATACGGCGCGCACAAACGGGCGGCGCTCTGCTTCGGCAATCACCGGCCGGCGATGGTCGATCAGGATGAAATCATTGCCACTGCCGTGCATTTTCCAGAACGGAATCCGTCCCATCCATGCTTTCCCCGTTTACCCGGAGGATTCCTGTAGAAAAACCGGAATGTGCTCCCCCCAGATCAGGTGCTCATAGGTTTCCCGTTCCCTGATAACATAAAACTCATCCTGATGCACTAAAATTTCCGGGAGCCGGGGCCGGGAATTGTAATTTGAGCTCATGGTAAAGCCATAGGCCCCGGCGCTCATCAGGGCGACCAACTCACCAGGCTGAAAGGCCGGCATGCGGCGATCCTTGGCCAGGAAATCCCCTGATTCACAGATCGGTCCCACCAATGAGGCGACGATCTCCGGTCGCGTTTTCTCCACCACCGGCTGGACGGCATGATAGGAACCGTAAAGACTGGGCCGGGCCAGATCGTTCATGGCCGCATCAACAATAATAAAATGCTTTTCTTCGCCATCCTTGGTGTAGAGCACCCGGCTGACCAGAATCCCGGCGTTGCCGACAATTACCCGCCCTGGCTCCAGAATCAGGTTACAGCCCAGGCCTTCCAGCTCTTGGCGGATGGCTTGGCCATACTCTTGCGGATGCGGGGGCATTTCTTGATCGTACTGAATGCCCAAGCCGCCGCCGATGTCCAGATACTGAATGTGGATTTTCCCCTCTTCCAGACGACGGATCAACTCTTTCAAGCGCCGCAAGGCCTCGATGAAAGGCTCTAATTCCGTCAGCTGGGAGCCGATGTGGCAATCCACTCCCACCACTTCCAGATGGGGCAACTGCTGGGCCAGACGGTAGTCCGCTAGTGAGCGGTCAATATTGATGCCAAATTTGTTACGCTTCAAGCCGGTAGAAATATAGGGGTGGGTCTGAGGATCCACATCCGGGTTAACCCTTAAGGCAATGCGGGCCTTTTTGCCCATCTGCCCGGCGATCTGATTAAGATTCAGCAATTCCTGGGAAGACTCGATGTTAAACAACAAGATATTCTGCTCCAGGGCATAACGAAGTTCGTCTGGACGCTTGCCCACCCCGGAATAGACGATTCTGGCAGGGTTGGCCCCGGCCTTCAGCGACCGGTACAGCTCTCCGCCCGAGACGATGTCTACCCCGCCCCCCAGATTGATGAAAATGCGTAGGATCGCCAGGTTGGAATTGGATTTGGCCGAAAAACAGACCAGGTGAGGGATCCCGGCAAAAGCGCCGTCAAAGACGCGAAAATGGTGGCTCAAGGTGGCATGGCTGTAAAGATAAAAAGGGGTGCCCACTTGGGCGGCAATATCTTGTACCGCCACCTGTTCACAAAACATCTCTCCTTGCTGGTAATGGAAATGATGCACGCTCGTTAACCCAGTTGAATGATATCCTTAATAACGGACTTCGACGACTTCCGATGGCGGGCTTTCATTGGCCCGGCGAGAATTATCCACCGCGGTGACATAGTAATAATAAACTCGATCTTTTTCGACCCCAGCATCAACAAAATAGGCCTTGGTCCACAGGCCCGGGTGGAGAACGGCGAACTCGGGCTCATCTAAGGCCCGACGGTAGACCCGGTAACCGGCCAGATCGGGTTCGGGACTTGGTTCCCAGCGCAATGCCATCCCCTGACGGGTAGGCACGGCCACCAGATTCCACAGCGGGGCCGGGGCGGTTAGGTCCTGGGGCTCGGCCCGCTGCTCCAACGAGTTGGGGCTTTCCAAAAAATCCTCCCCCACCTGGCGCACCGCCCGCACCAGATAGCTATATTCTACGTCGTTTTTCACGGTTATGTCCTGAAAATGATTATCTGTTAATAGCGTCTGATTTACCAGGCGATAATCTTCCCCCGGGGCCTGCCGGTAAACCCGGTAGTTAACCATTCCCGGTATTAGCTGACCGTCTACCAGATGAGTCACTGGGTTCCAGTCCAGATTTACCACCCGATCGCCGGCGCGGACCTGCAAGCCTTGTGGAGCCTGGGGCAGAACCTCCCAATTATGCTTCACAATCGCCGAGGCATCCCCCAAATGCCCTCCTCGATCATAACCCACTACCTGGTAATAATAACGATTTCCTGGAGCCAGGTCGGTGTCCTGATAGGCTACCGCTTCGCCCCGTACTTCCCCTACCTGGGGATAGGCCAAGTCGATTTTTGCCAGTTGGCTAAGCAGCGGCGGGCAAACGCTGGGGGGCCGGTCAAGCTGCTCATGGCCGCGCAACAGGTGAAACCCCTGAATCTCAGTCAGAGGTTGGCCCTCGATATTCTCCCTAGGTATAAGCCACCGCAATACTAAACTAGTCCCCTGCTGGCGCACGGAAAAATCCCGCACCGGACCGGGCAATATGGAGTCCGGCGGGATGGGCGGCATCTTTTTGCCGCAGGCGCTGATGCCGCTTCCAAGCAATATAAACAATACCACTACAAAGATATAATTTAAAGGAGTCTTGATGGTTACCTGCTCCGCATTCCCCTAAATATCATTAAACCCGGCCGGACAAAACCACCTAGCCTTGGCGGCCGTTCATTACCAGGAAGGAATACCGGCCATACCGATCCCTGGTATAAGACTTGAGATTGTAATATTTAAGATTGAGATTTTTTAATATCCGCCTGGTAGTAGGACCGTAAGGAACTTTGTGCATGTCATCCAAAATTAACACTCCCTGCGGGTTTTTATAAGGAATCACTTCCGTCAGGGTTGTCAGCCTGATTTCTTGAGTGCTTCCCAAATCATGTAATATGAGATCAAACAAACCATGCCCGGCTTTGGTAAAATTGGCCCAAGTATCTAAATTATCTGTACAAAGACCATACTTAGACAAAAATGCGCGGGTTTTCGCCAGCCAGTCAGGATCGTCATCAATAGACCAAATCAGGGGTTTTACTGGCGCATCCTGCAAGTAGGAACGGAAAACAAAAGAACTAAAACCACTGCCGAGGTCTAATATCGTTCGGGGATTTAAGATATTACAGAGTAGCAACATAAGCGTGGCTAATTCCAGGGAAATCGCAATGCGTGGGGTTGATACCGTAGAAATGTAATCCTCGTAATAAGGCTTAAGTCTTAGTTTAAGCGCTGAATTATGCTTTCGGTATTCAAGTAGTAAAGGAAACTGCTTCTCTAGCCTGAAAGAGCCAATTACGGAATCAATCCCCCCCACGGTTTGTCGGGCCAGGCGACGTACTCTGCGAAATTCCAAAAACCTCTTAATATCCATATCATTTCCGTCTGGCAGTGTTTATCTGTCGTGATTCACTTATCCTCAGCAGTTAGCCCCAATTCCTGTTCCACGGTTGCTAACATTGGGGCCACCCGCTCCGGGGCCGTGCCTCCCGGGGAACGCCGCCGGGCCACGGCCTGGTCCACCGTCAGCCAACCAAACAGGTCAGCTTCGGCCTGGGGGGCGAACTGCTTGATCTCGGCCAGGGTCAATTCCCCCAGGTCTTTCCTTTGGGACTCGGCATAGCGCACGGTCTGGCCCACCTGGGCGTGGGCGGTGCGAAAGGGGACGCCGCGGGTGACCAAATAGTCGGCCATATCGGTGGCGGTCAGGAAACCCCCGATCAGCGCCGCGGTCAGGCGCTCCGGGTGCACGGTAAGATGGGCCAGCACCCCGGCCATGAGCCGCACGCTGGCCTGCACCGTGTCCACCGTGTCAAATAAAGGTTCCTTGTCCTCCTGCAGATCGCGGTTATAGGCCAGCGGCAGGCCCTTTAAAGTGGTCAACAGGCCCATTAAGTGGCCGAAGACCCGGCCGCTTTTGCCGCGGATCAGTTCCGGCACATCCGGGTTCTTTTTCTGAGGCATGATCGATGAGCCGGTGCAGTAAGCGTCGGCAATCTCCACAAAGCCGAATTCGGCGCTGGACCAGAGGATCAACTCCTCCGCCAGCCGGCTGAGGTGGACCATAATCAAAGACGCACCGGCCAGGAATTCGACGACAAAATCCCGGTCGCTGACCGCATCCAGGCTGTTTCGGGCCACTGCCGGGAAATCCAGCAGATCGGCAGTATAAGCCGGGTCAATGGGAAAAGTGGTCCCGGCCAGGGCCGCGGCCCCCAGCGGCAGGACATTGATCCGGGCCAGGGCGTCCTGCAGCCGGGCCTGATCACGGCGGAACATTTCGTCATAGGCCAGCAAATGATGGGAGAATAAAATAGGCTGAGCCCGCTGCAGGTGGGTATAGCCCGGCATGATCAGCCCCAGGTGGCGCCGCGCCAGCCTAGCTCCGCTGCGCCGCAATTCTTCCAAGGCCGCAATCAATTCCCGCACCTGATCCCGCAGATAGAGACGCACATCCAGCGCCACCTGGTCGTTGCGGCTGCGAGCGGTATGCAGTTTGCGGCCCACTTCCCCGACCAAAGCAATCAACCGCTGCTCAATGGCCATATGAATGTCTTCGGCGGCCGGGTCAAAGACGAACGCCCCGCTGTCAATCTCCTGCTGGATGGCTTCCAGGCCGCGGATGATGGTCTGGGCCTCCGCCGGAGCCAAAATCCTCTGCCGGGCCAGCATCCGGGCATGGGCCATGGAGAACCCATGAGGTCATAGCGATACAGCCGCCGGTCAAAATGCAGCGACGACGTAAATTCTTCCACATGTGTGTCAGTCGGGGCCGTAAAACGCCCCTGCCAGGGTTTTTGGGTTCCTTGGTCCGACATATTTTTTTTACCACAGAGACACAGAGACCCACAGAATCTGTGTACCTCTGTGTCTCCGTGTTTAAAATTATTCCGTTTACTAATGACTTAGCAAGGCCCTGATCTTCAACCGCAAGGCATTCAACCGGATAAAGCCGGTGGCGTCGCCCTGCTGATATTCTTCCCCTTCCTCAAAAGTGGCCAGTTCAGGGCGATAAAGTGATTTTTCCGCCTTGCGGCCTACCACCGTGACATTGCC containing:
- a CDS encoding fumarylacetoacetate hydrolase family protein, with the protein product MRIVRFAYQGKTSYGILKDDYIRPLKQPPFDELIETGDAIPRAEARLLAPCQPSKIIALGLNYRDHAAELKMPLPAEPLIFLKPSTAVIGPEAKIVYPSQSNRVDYEAELGVVLGRTAYRVPEAEASAYILGYSCFNDVTARDLQKQDGQFTRSKSFDTFAPLGPWIETEIADPDYLRVEAYINGERRQQGHTQNMVFGVPKLISFISHIMTLLPGDVIATGTPAGIGPMLPGDVVEIVVEGIGTLRNRVVVDSHGQS
- the dapB gene encoding 4-hydroxy-tetrahydrodipicolinate reductase, whose amino-acid sequence is MIKAIVAGAAGRMGGRIIHMLEAADDIKLAAAFEKTGHPAIGRDVGEVVGLPRQGLPVAGSLTEVLERGEVILDFTHPEASLAHLKQAAPAGKAMVIGTTGFSAPQLEEIQQLAQKARVVLAPNMSVGVNLMFKVVQDIARVLSSGYDVEIIEAHHRLKKDAPSGTAMKLAQLLAQSLNRELDKVGVYERRGMIGERSPEEIGIQTIRAGDIVGEHTVIFGGVGERLEIIHRAHNRDNFARGAVRAANWVVAQPPGFYDMQDVLGLK
- a CDS encoding 4-hydroxy-tetrahydrodipicolinate synthase, yielding MFQGAIVAIVTPFKNGQLDEEAYRQLIEFQIDNGTHGIVPCGTTGESATLSHAEHKRVVEICLDQVKKRVPVIAGSGSNNTAEALELTKHAQDAGADAALMITPYYNKPTQEGLYQHYKKIAEGTKIPIIVYNVPGRTSLNLLPETVARLAEFPNIVGIKEATGDLKQGAKVVQLCGDKITVLSGDDFTALPLMAVGGKGVISVISNVVPKDMAQMCDAFLGGDLAGARQLHYKMWPLMEAMFFETNPAPAKTALKLMGKITSEVRLPLCSLSAANEEKLRQVMVKYGLIK
- a CDS encoding diaminopimelate epimerase, whose product is MGRIPFWKMHGSGNDFILIDHRRPVIAEAERRPFVRAVCARKVGVGADGLIFIEPSAKVDFRWRFFNADGSEPEMCGNGGRCAARFAHLNGIAEGKMAFETLAGIVHAEVTGRQVRLEMGAPQDLRQNLTIPLPGQAWTGHFINTGVPHVVLPVADLEAAPVVEVGRAIRYHAMFQPVGTNVNFLSLLGSQEIALRTYERGVEDETLACGTGAVAAALIAARLHGLSSPVSVRPRSGELLRVFFDNQNDGFSAIGLEGEALVVYQGELWTEELQ
- the lysA gene encoding diaminopimelate decarboxylase, producing MHHFHYQQGEMFCEQVAVQDIAAQVGTPFYLYSHATLSHHFRVFDGAFAGIPHLVCFSAKSNSNLAILRIFINLGGGVDIVSGGELYRSLKAGANPARIVYSGVGKRPDELRYALEQNILLFNIESSQELLNLNQIAGQMGKKARIALRVNPDVDPQTHPYISTGLKRNKFGINIDRSLADYRLAQQLPHLEVVGVDCHIGSQLTELEPFIEALRRLKELIRRLEEGKIHIQYLDIGGGLGIQYDQEMPPHPQEYGQAIRQELEGLGCNLILEPGRVIVGNAGILVSRVLYTKDGEEKHFIIVDAAMNDLARPSLYGSYHAVQPVVEKTRPEIVASLVGPICESGDFLAKDRRMPAFQPGELVALMSAGAYGFTMSSNYNSRPRLPEILVHQDEFYVIRERETYEHLIWGEHIPVFLQESSG
- a CDS encoding fibronectin type III domain-containing protein, with translation MLGSGISACGKKMPPIPPDSILPGPVRDFSVRQQGTSLVLRWLIPRENIEGQPLTEIQGFHLLRGHEQLDRPPSVCPPLLSQLAKIDLAYPQVGEVRGEAVAYQDTDLAPGNRYYYQVVGYDRGGHLGDASAIVKHNWEVLPQAPQGLQVRAGDRVVNLDWNPVTHLVDGQLIPGMVNYRVYRQAPGEDYRLVNQTLLTDNHFQDITVKNDVEYSYLVRAVRQVGEDFLESPNSLEQRAEPQDLTAPAPLWNLVAVPTRQGMALRWEPSPEPDLAGYRVYRRALDEPEFAVLHPGLWTKAYFVDAGVEKDRVYYYYVTAVDNSRRANESPPSEVVEVRY
- a CDS encoding argininosuccinate synthase yields the protein GNVTVVGRKAEKSLYRPELATFEEGEEYQQGDATGFIRLNALRLKIRALLSH